One window of Nostoc sp. C052 genomic DNA carries:
- a CDS encoding adenylate/guanylate cyclase domain-containing protein, with the protein MLQSLISRIWELLLRLLLQRITLVLTLMLCAAIAIAISNMSALSSSLIESQAVQNAALHIQSLTQAFDLYSAAAAERAKVVRGITVTHAYLNTKGAIPLPSTFAIELGEQISEKNAEMSVRLYSNYPYPWRTATGGAKDAFERDALNFLRDNPRQKFYRLEKQNGSTTLRYAQASLMKPSCVTCHNTDPTSPKKNWEVGDVAGAWEISQSLNNLMTKTNQSLQGTFAMLGGMSVLGLSGLTLVIGKLRENGRNLEHRVRERTTDLAEANTELEKRNQLIRQVFGRYLSDTVVANLLESPERLKLGGERRKITILTSDLRGFTSLSERFPPEEVIHILNLYLEYMADVINHYQGTIDEFMGDGILVLFGAPIAKEDDALRAVTCACAMQLAMGGVNEKMKALGWPPLEMGIGINTGEVIVGNIGSEKRTKYGIVGSQVNLTYRIESYTSGGQILISEQTFQEVGSSVRIIGQKQVQPKGVSQPITIYEVYGVGGRYNLYLPKEEELFFPVPQEIPLLYTILHDKQMVNTVFYGRLVKLSAKGAELQVDIPNEIPPQLTNIKINLLTSKNSSQVSEDIYAKVLEKLADKGSFFINFTSVPPAILTQFDNLYQMISQKSN; encoded by the coding sequence ATGCTTCAGTCATTAATTAGTCGAATTTGGGAATTACTTTTACGCTTACTCTTACAGAGGATTACTCTTGTACTCACGCTGATGTTATGTGCAGCGATCGCGATCGCAATTTCTAATATGTCTGCGCTTTCATCGAGCTTGATTGAATCCCAAGCAGTGCAAAATGCTGCCTTACATATCCAATCATTGACTCAAGCATTTGATCTTTACAGCGCCGCCGCCGCCGAACGAGCTAAAGTTGTGCGTGGAATTACCGTTACCCACGCTTACCTCAATACCAAAGGCGCAATCCCCTTACCCTCAACTTTTGCGATCGAACTTGGCGAGCAAATTAGTGAAAAAAATGCCGAAATGTCTGTACGACTGTACAGTAACTATCCATATCCTTGGCGCACGGCGACAGGGGGAGCAAAAGACGCATTTGAGCGCGATGCACTCAACTTCTTGAGAGATAATCCTCGTCAAAAATTTTATCGTCTTGAGAAGCAAAATGGATCTACCACCTTGCGTTATGCCCAAGCCAGCCTGATGAAACCAAGTTGCGTAACTTGTCATAACACAGATCCTACTAGTCCCAAGAAAAACTGGGAAGTCGGAGACGTTGCTGGAGCTTGGGAGATATCTCAATCTCTCAATAATTTAATGACTAAAACTAACCAAAGTCTCCAAGGAACCTTCGCTATGTTAGGCGGTATGTCAGTCTTAGGACTCTCAGGATTGACACTTGTCATCGGGAAACTCCGAGAAAACGGCAGAAATTTAGAGCATCGAGTCAGAGAACGAACCACAGATTTGGCAGAAGCTAACACTGAATTAGAAAAAAGGAACCAATTAATTCGTCAAGTTTTCGGACGATATTTGAGCGATACAGTTGTCGCTAATTTGTTAGAAAGCCCTGAAAGATTAAAACTCGGTGGTGAACGTCGCAAAATCACTATTCTCACCTCTGACTTACGAGGCTTCACATCTCTCTCAGAACGCTTTCCACCGGAAGAAGTAATTCACATTCTCAACCTCTATTTAGAATATATGGCTGATGTAATTAATCATTATCAAGGCACAATTGATGAGTTTATGGGAGACGGTATTCTAGTCTTATTTGGTGCGCCGATCGCTAAAGAAGATGATGCCCTCAGAGCCGTTACCTGCGCCTGTGCCATGCAGTTAGCAATGGGTGGTGTTAATGAAAAAATGAAAGCCCTTGGCTGGCCACCGTTAGAAATGGGAATTGGAATTAATACAGGCGAAGTTATAGTTGGTAATATTGGTTCCGAGAAACGGACTAAATATGGAATTGTCGGTAGTCAAGTAAATCTCACCTATCGAATTGAGTCATATACTAGTGGTGGTCAAATTCTCATTTCCGAGCAAACTTTCCAAGAAGTCGGATCGAGCGTCAGAATTATTGGACAAAAGCAAGTTCAGCCAAAAGGTGTGAGCCAGCCGATTACCATTTACGAAGTATATGGTGTAGGTGGACGATACAATCTTTATTTGCCCAAAGAAGAAGAACTATTTTTTCCTGTTCCTCAAGAAATACCGCTTTTATACACTATTTTACATGACAAGCAAATGGTTAATACAGTATTTTACGGGCGTTTAGTCAAACTATCAGCCAAAGGAGCCGAATTACAGGTAGATATACCAAATGAAATTCCACCTCAGCTAACTAATATTAAAATAAATCTTTTAACATCAAAAAACTCCTCCCAAGTGAGTGAAGATATCTATGCCAAAGTCTTAGAAAAACTGGCAGATAAAGGAAGTTTTTTTATTAATTTTACCTCTGTTCCTCCAGCAATTTTAACTCAGTTTGATAACCTATATCAGATGATTTCTCAAAAATCTAATTAA
- a CDS encoding alpha-amylase family glycosyl hydrolase, producing the protein MAKVEELTPQQLSETDLKPRGRVYRSPISWRDQFLYQLIVDRFSDDNENQRELFDHTNHAKFQVKDKADWMAAGTEFVGGTLRGIKSKLDYLQRLGVTTLWINPPWQQHSQLETYHSDRIQEFLDVDPHFGTRQDLRDLIDAAHDRRMYVILDVIYNQSADNWFNRDEVIAALARVYQYWIALSDCDGLRIDSLKHISPEDSRKFCTAIREYAESIGKENFLLTGEITSGSMASAYIDIIGRNLSAVLDIVQSPNELTAFTRGLVHPKQFFDLYSEKNLAGEYRQVGIYHLSILDDGDMSFRANKQRFAAYSNVPNLYEQVAHAVGVQLTMPGIPVIYYGTEQAFDGNEGYHDYSIEGERFAENRYIREAMFGGAFGAFQTADCHFFNIDHPTYLRIAAIARIRNRHDKIGKALRRGHHYLRETSFQNSPFSIPGQGELVAWSQVLFDTEVLMVLNTNGLENRCAEVTVDTYTHTQDSSITFLYKSDWSNADLRNPRQNQTVAVQHHNDGRATVKIDLPPSGMAILA; encoded by the coding sequence ATGGCTAAAGTTGAAGAATTGACACCCCAGCAACTCTCCGAAACAGACCTGAAACCACGAGGGAGAGTTTATCGGAGTCCTATCAGTTGGCGCGACCAGTTTTTGTACCAATTAATCGTAGATAGATTCAGTGATGATAATGAAAATCAAAGAGAACTTTTTGACCACACCAACCATGCAAAATTCCAGGTTAAAGACAAAGCCGACTGGATGGCAGCAGGTACGGAGTTTGTAGGTGGTACTCTTAGGGGAATTAAGAGTAAATTAGACTACTTGCAGCGATTGGGAGTAACAACGCTGTGGATTAACCCACCTTGGCAACAACATTCTCAATTAGAAACTTACCACAGCGATCGCATCCAAGAATTTTTAGATGTTGACCCCCACTTTGGCACTCGTCAAGATTTAAGAGATTTAATTGATGCTGCCCACGATCGCCGGATGTATGTCATCCTCGATGTAATATACAACCAAAGTGCTGATAACTGGTTCAACAGAGATGAAGTAATTGCAGCACTAGCCAGAGTTTATCAATATTGGATTGCTCTTTCTGACTGCGATGGCTTGCGGATAGATAGCCTCAAGCACATTTCTCCAGAAGATTCGCGCAAATTTTGCACCGCAATTCGTGAATACGCCGAATCTATCGGTAAAGAAAACTTTCTACTGACTGGAGAAATCACCTCCGGTAGTATGGCTAGTGCATACATAGACATTATTGGGCGTAACCTCAGTGCTGTATTAGACATCGTGCAGTCCCCTAATGAATTGACCGCATTCACAAGAGGATTAGTACACCCAAAGCAATTTTTTGATTTGTATAGCGAGAAAAATCTTGCCGGAGAATACCGCCAAGTTGGGATATATCATCTCTCCATCTTGGATGATGGTGATATGTCATTCCGTGCCAATAAGCAGCGATTTGCCGCATACAGCAACGTGCCTAATCTCTATGAGCAAGTTGCCCATGCTGTGGGTGTGCAATTAACAATGCCAGGAATTCCTGTTATTTATTATGGAACAGAACAGGCTTTTGATGGCAATGAAGGTTATCACGATTACAGTATAGAAGGTGAACGGTTTGCGGAAAATAGATATATCCGAGAAGCAATGTTTGGCGGTGCTTTTGGCGCATTTCAAACAGCCGACTGTCATTTCTTCAATATCGACCATCCTACCTATTTGCGGATAGCTGCGATCGCCCGGATTCGCAACCGTCACGATAAAATTGGCAAAGCATTGCGCCGTGGACATCACTACCTGCGCGAAACATCCTTTCAAAACTCCCCCTTCTCCATTCCCGGACAAGGTGAATTAGTTGCTTGGTCACAAGTTTTATTTGACACAGAAGTGTTGATGGTGTTGAATACCAACGGCTTAGAAAATCGGTGTGCAGAAGTGACAGTAGATACTTACACGCATACTCAAGACTCAAGTATAACTTTTTTATACAAAAGTGATTGGAGCAATGCCGATTTACGTAATCCACGGCAGAATCAAACTGTAGCTGTGCAACATCACAATGACGGTCGCGCAACAGTGAAAATTGATTTGCCTCCTTCAGGAATGGCAATTTTGGCATAG